In Lodderomyces elongisporus chromosome 1, complete sequence, the DNA window GCCAAGTTTCCCAATATAGTAGCTACAAATGAACCGTTGCATCGATTTATGTCATACTTTGAGCTTAGTTCGCGAAACCAGAACCTGATTGCAAAGTACGTTGCTTCAAAGATTCCACCAAGTGAAGATTTAAACGAAAAGGAAGAACATGAAAACCAAGTTTTAGTCATCTCAGCCGAACCCTATGAAAACATAGCCATAGTGCTACCGAATGACCTCGAAATCGATAAGCCTCAGGATGAAGGAACAATGAGTGATACCTTTTGGTGGTTTTGGGACAATGATACCAAAGAATATATATTGCAGTTGTTTTTCAAGTAAGAATAGGATTATAGAAAACTTTCTCGATGCTTATGGAAAAGGATCAGAAAGgatgaagagaaagaaaattagaTGAAATAATGGAAGGTGGAAGAAGGCTTTGCCGTACGTCCACACGGGACGTGTGCTGCAGAATCCATAGAGGATGTCTAGaagagaagcaaaaaagtaTAAGCGAGGCTTTCAGTCTTTCAGTCTTTTAGGCTCTGtaattttttctgtttttctcttctatttatgtataaatatatacttatattctcttacttttttttcgtttttttttatttttatttttgctttttctgctttttaGCTATACCGTGAACTTTGGATTTCAATTTACGCAATTTCCTCCGTCTACTATGTTACGGAGCAAAGTAATATCTCATTTGTTGCGTGTATTTGTTTGCAATTGACGATGTGGATATGTCGTTAGATGCTACAAAGTTGGTGGCTTTTTGTCCTCACTctttgttgtagtagttcTAATCCAACTTGTAGAGGTTTTCCTTTGCAAATATTCCAACTCACCTTCTGGAGAGTAACCATAAcataataaaaagagaCGAGAGCTTTGTGAGACTACTATAATGTATATACTTTTGAGCGAACTTGTCGTCGACGCTATTAATAGTATACTTGTTAATACTGCCGTTACCGTTGAGCTAAACtatttccatttctctcgttctctttctctttctctctcgttctctttctctttgtcttttttttttttccttttaatttttctttttcccacTGTTAATGctattattactactagCAGATGACCTCATAATTGTGCATTTTCTCACTCGGAACAATCTCTATTGTGTAAAgataatttttctttttttttcggcCCACAAACAACaggaaatatatatacgcTTCCTGAAAATGGAGTTGAGGGCCACTCCAaaattttacttttgaaaagaaccagatttgttcttttttttttttttttctaaattcttttttaatttttttttaccagTATAGAACAATTTTCAAAGAGGGAAGAAAACTACATTGTGAAAgattcttttcttgattGATATACTGATACACTGATACATCGATATATTGATAAACTGTTGTATTGATTGTTTGATTATTTGATTGGTTGATTGATTAATCAAttaatttgattttgaataaGAGCATAAACAAAAGCTGCCACCACTACCCATCGCACCTACCTTGATAAATATTGATGGAAGGGATACAAGACCAAGACATAGCTTCAATGAACGAATCAAGCTCTAGTCGAGCTGCAGGACGGCCGTACGACCAAATCTATAACTCAGGAAAGCCAAACCTACTGGGAAACGGAGTTCAAAGTAACACTGTGCccgacaacaacaataataataataataatatcaGTAGCAGTaatactaccaccaccactaccgcAAACAACAGTAGTCACAGTAACGAGACTTCCACCGCTGATGTGACGATGCAGGGAAATATACCAAAAGAATCACCAAACTCAACGAATTTGAGTAAAAAAGTATCTAGACATGCATATCGAGATACCACAACAAAGGGCAAGTATAGTTTGAAcgattttcaaattttaaGAACGTTGGGAACTGGATCTTTTGGGCGGGTGCATTTGACGAGGTCCATACACAATGGGCGATTCTATGCCATGAAAgtgttgaagaaagaaagggtTGTGAATATGAAACAAGTTGAGCATACGAATGATGAGCGAAGGATGCTCAAGCTTGCCCAGCATCCATTCATCATTCGAATGTGGGGTACCTTCCATGATTGCCACAACTTATTTATGATTATGGATTATATTGAAGGGGGTGAGTTATTTTCGTTATTGCGAAAGTCGCAACGGTTCCCTACGCCGGTGGCCAAATTCTATGCTGCCGAGGCCTTTTTGGCGATTGAGTATTTGCACGATTTAGACATTATTTACCGTGATTTGAAACCCGAAAACATTTTGCTTGATAAAAATGGACACATAAAGTTGACCgattttggttttgccAAGGAAGTCGCAGATGTGACGTACACGCTATGTGGTACTCCAGACTATATTGCGCCTGAAGTTGTAGCGACAAAGCCTTACAACAAATCAGTGGACTGGTGGTCGTTTGGAATATTAATCTTTGAGATGCTTACTGGGTACACGCCATTCTACGACCCAACACCTATGAAGACGTATGAGAATATATTGAATGGAACGATAACATATCCCGACTATTTGCCACCTGATATTTTAGATCTTTTGCAGAAATTGATTGTGAAGGATTTGACTCAGCGATTAGGTAATTTGCAAGGAGGATCCAGTGATGTGAAGAACCATCCATGGTTTAAAGAAGTGATTTGGGAGAGACTACTATCAAGGGATATCGAGACACCATACGAGCCGCCGATTACCTCGGGAGTGGGTGATACTTCGCAATTTGATCGATACCCCGAGGACAAGGATTTGGATTATGGAATAAGCGGAGTCGAGGACCCATACCAACATTTCTTTGAGGACTTTTAATGGATAGTGTACTTGTGAGAGGGTAAGGAGGAATGaaggaaatgaagaaattgaaggaaatgaaaacaatgaaaaagacaaaaaaaaaaggaaaaaggtaAGCTAGTCAAGCTTGTATagtttatttaatttttcttcttctattaTTCATTCTCTCCAACATCATTCTATATGTATTTGCCTATATtgcatttttttgcaaaaaacaaaaaacaacaaaaaagaactttTTTAATACGATATGCAACTCTAGATTTTGAGGTTTGTAATAGCTAAAAATTGActcgtttttcttttcagtaaaacaaatgaaaaattctACTTATTTAATTacttatttgtttatttgtttatttacatacttttctttttttttttgtatttgcaaGGATCTTgacaaaagaacaaaaactttTAGTCACATGAGCCACCTGTACACTTTGAAACACATTCATTTTAGATGTAGTTTGAAGCAAGATAAGGTACGATTTAGATAAAATTATCAGAACTTATAATTGCATTcgtagtaataataatgatattGCTATAGTGAAAAACGGTACATAGGCATTGTATGCTCAAAGAAGACTAGGGTTTTTGCAGCGAGCAATATTCTGATGAACATGGGCAAACATGAGCAAACATGGACAAACATGGGCAAATTTGAGTAAAACTTGAATAGCTCTCGAGTGAAGGAGAGTTTGTTCCAATTGTTTGATACTGTCtcgtaatttttttttattttttattttttattctttattttttattctttatttttaacaAAGCAATAATAAGGTATAGCTAATCACATGATAAAAGAAGGGAACAGATGGAAGTGAACACTCTTTAAAGGTTGGCACTTGTTGAACCTTGGAGATTAATAATCAAAGTTGAAACCAAAGAGAAaccaaagagaaaagaaaaaaaaaggaaaaaaaaaacaattgaaatcTCTAAACTTCTAAGCTTCTATCAATAAATGTAACCTGTGTAGTTCTATACAATGAGTTGCGATAAAGTTGTGCACATACTTCCTTAGTAGATCAACCTTTAACGAGCTTTCTTTGTCCTTTAATCAAggataataaataaaggaaCAGCATATCGATTTGGTCCTTAAACATAAACAATAATCCTTGGACAAAGACACCCTTCAACAATTGTGGGGCAATACCTTTATAAAGACCATGGAGCTTTTCAGTGTGCCATAAGTGGGCTAATGCATCGGTGAAATGGTCAAACTTGatatcttcatcttcatcatcttcatcctcttcatcCTTTTTGGGTGGTTTGTCGAGATTACTGTTGCTGGTTGCGGTTGTTGCGGTTGCGGTTGCGGTTGCGGTTGCATCTGTTggttttttgcttttagcCTTCTTTTGAATCATGGCTTTTGAGACAATCAATGGTTGGGTTGCTACGGTTGCCAAGGACTTGGCCAACACACCCAATGAGAAACTTTCCAAAGGTCCCAAGAATTCCTTGCTTCCATATAACACCTGCTTCAACCTTTCATATGAACCGTATGTGATTGAGGGGTTGATACACAATACTAAAGAGACTCTTAATCCTCTCCATAATCCTGAGATTCCATCTTGGTCCAAGATTTCTTTGATCAATTGCACAAAGTTCTTGTGGTGTTTATCAGTTTGTTGCTGTGTGGTTATGACACCGATTGGCATGGTGAAACATTGTGATATTGCTGCGGCAACTGCACCAAGGAATAGCTCTGTAAGGGTGCTTGGTTTGTGGtttgaaatgtttttgtAGATATTGGCGTATACTTTCTTGACAATGGAGTACCAATAAAAGTAGGAAAAGTTTTGAGCAGCGGTGCCAACTACGGTGGAAAGCAAACCATGGTACCAGCCTAGAattcctttcttttggtaGATTTTTCTCAAGACATCGATTGTGTTTTTGTACTTTAACTCGCCGCTATCCTTATCCTTGGTGGGGGAATCCTTCAATATAGAGTCTTCAAAGTCGGAAGTTTCTGATTGCGGTGGGCTCGGTAAAGTTGCAGAGCCTGCGGGGTTTGCCGATTTGTGGTTGTGCTTCTTGACCTGGGTTTGGATAATGGTTTTACTCAAATCCAATGGGTAAACCAACGTATTGGCAATAGCCGATGCCAAAGCACCAGAAGCAGCTTTTTCGATTGGAGAAAGGGACATCTTGTAAAAGTATATAGCGATGATGaaatctgtttttttttttttgctctagggagggtggtggtggtggtggtgggggTGAAAGTGGTGCTTGTATATGATGATCTGTGTGGCTAAGGATGTTTTGACTAGATAAAGTGGTGAATCTAAATGCcggtatttttttttttactgccgaggtaaaataaaaagtctGTGTTTGACTGCCTTGTgggaaatagaaatatatatatatgtatatatatatctttaAATACGATTAAgtgattttcaaaataaaaaaaaaatttaaataaaaaggaaggaaCCGCCAAAGATCAATGTTGTGGGGAGTAAAGGCTGGGGAGCGGGGGGAggggaagaagaataataatagaaacaaaagcaaaagaaaaaaattgggtAGCCCGTATctgataaaaaaa includes these proteins:
- the ANT1 gene encoding ADP/ATP carrier protein; its protein translation is MSLSPIEKAASGALASAIANTLVYPLDLSKTIIQTQVKKHNHKSANPAGSATLPSPPQSETSDFEDSILKDSPTKDKDSGELKYKNTIDVLRKIYQKKGILGWYHGLLSTVVGTAAQNFSYFYWYSIVKKVYANIYKNISNHKPSTLTELFLGAVAAAISQCFTMPIGVITTQQQTDKHHKNFVQLIKEILDQDGISGLWRGLRVSLVLCINPSITYGSYERLKQVLYGSKEFLGPLESFSLGVLAKSLATVATQPLIVSKAMIQKKAKSKKPTDATATATATATTATSNSNLDKPPKKDEEDEDDEDEDIKFDHFTDALAHLWHTEKLHGLYKGIAPQLLKGVFVQGLLFMFKDQIDMSFLYLLSLIKGQRKLVKG
- the PKA1 gene encoding camp-dependent protein kinase catalytic subunit, producing MNESSSSRAAGRPYDQIYNSGKPNLSGNGVQSNTVPDNNNNNNNNISSSNTTTTTTANNSSHSNETSTADVTMQGNIPKESPNSTNLSKKVSRHAYRDTTTKGKYSLNDFQILRTLGTGSFGRVHLTRSIHNGRFYAMKVLKKERVVNMKQVEHTNDERRMLKLAQHPFIIRMWGTFHDCHNLFMIMDYIEGGELFSLLRKSQRFPTPVAKFYAAEAFLAIEYLHDLDIIYRDLKPENILLDKNGHIKLTDFGFAKEVADVTYTLCGTPDYIAPEVVATKPYNKSVDWWSFGILIFEMLTGYTPFYDPTPMKTYENILNGTITYPDYLPPDILDLLQKLIVKDLTQRLGNLQGGSSDVKNHPWFKEVIWERLLSRDIETPYEPPITSGVGDTSQFDRYPEDKDLDYGISGVEDPYQHFFEDF